The proteins below come from a single Corylus avellana chromosome ca3, CavTom2PMs-1.0 genomic window:
- the LOC132174512 gene encoding G-type lectin S-receptor-like serine/threonine-protein kinase At4g27290 has product MDAITHLFVYSVFFSLFRISITQDSITPTQSITDGGTTLVSAGGSFQLGFFSPDSQHDISGVLKVTDDGILVLLNSTSAVVWSSNASRAAENPVAQLLDTGNLVVKDRNDDDPEKFLWQSFDYPCDTLLPEMKLGWNFVTGLERFLSSWKSTDDPAQGAFSKRLDPRGLPQMVNKEGDSIKTRSGSWNGLRYTGYPQLRPNTVFEYEFVLNEKEFHKGQRALNLGLREYVDLPRP; this is encoded by the exons ATGGACGCCATTACCCATCTTTTCGTCTACTCTgtcttcttctctctgtttAGAATCTCCATTACACAAGACTCTATTACTCCAACTCAGTCAATCACAGACGGTGGCACTACTTTAGTTTCAGCTGGCGGATCATTCCAATTGGGATTCTTCAGCCCAG ACAGCCAACATGATATTTCGGGAGTTTTAAAGGTCACTGATGATGGAATTCTTGTGCTTCTTAATAGCACGAGTGCTGTTGTTTGGTCATCTAATGCATCAAGAGCAGCAGAAAATCCAGTTGCACAGCTCTTGGACACCGGAAATCTTGTTGTGAAAGATAGAAACGACGATGACCCAGAGAAGTTTTTGTGGCAGAGTTTTGATTATCCTTGTGACACGCTCCTACCAGAAATGAAGCTTGGATGGAACTTTGTAACTGGTCTAGAGAGGTTTTTATCATCTTGGAAGAGCACGGATGATCCTGCTCAAGGTGCGTTTTCAAAACGGTTAGATCCTCGTGGGCTTCCGCAAATGGTTAATAAGGAGGGAGATTCAATAAAAACTAGATCAGGGTCATGGAATGGCCTACGTTATACGGGATATCCTCAATTAAGACCGAATACAGTATTTGAGTATGAATTCGTGTTGAATGAGAAGGAG ttTCATAAGGGCCAACGGGCCCTGAACCTAGGACTCCGCGAGTATGTAGACCTGCCAAGGCCTTGA